A single region of the Branchiostoma lanceolatum isolate klBraLanc5 chromosome 1, klBraLanc5.hap2, whole genome shotgun sequence genome encodes:
- the LOC136446839 gene encoding small cysteine and glycine repeat-containing protein 5-like, with the protein MSSPTVTPAVSEPLLPTGAIVVIAVGGYVTLIVIILIIRQCLLSRGVCGECCSGGCCSKDEEEAGCCECWMAFAECCNPNAPSMKTCLDSMCPRQKGKCSTAACMNCECCRDFTCCGSEPMCECGDCDCACACQPPECETINFLCFEVRLK; encoded by the exons TCCCCTACTGTGACCCCTGCTGTGTCAGAACCCCTGCTGCCGACTGGAGCCATAGTGGTGATAGCGGTGGGCGGGTATGTCACCCTCATcgtcatcatcctcatcatcaggCAGTGTCTTCTG TCTAGAGGAGTGTGTGGAGAGTGCTGCTCCGGTGGATGTTGTAGTAAGGATGAGGAGGAAGCTGGCTGCTGTGAGTGCTGGATGGCGTTTGCTGAATGCTGCAACCCAAACGCACCCAGTATGAAAACATGTCTGGACTCTATGTGTCCCAGACAAAAAGGG AAATGTTCCACTGCGGCCTGTATGAACTGCGAATGTTGCCGGGACTTTACCTGCTGTGGGTCGGAACCAATGTGTGAG TGTGGGGACTGTGACTGTGCCTGCGCATGCCAACCACCAGAGTGTGAGACCATCAACTTCCTCTGTTTTGAAGTCAGGTTAAAGTAG
- the LOC136446846 gene encoding reticulon-4 receptor-like, with the protein MYSWLTVESPEDMIIILELVHIFLLLVGPTVCLCPNQCACNAVSGFVNCREKGFTNVPGGMEADVDYINLGNNNLTKITSQSFQRFRRLHYLTLDNNHISDIAELAFENMRELRVLNLQWNSLTFLRKGVFRGLINLQDLRLSYNSLRKLGFLNEEGLYSLQTLYLDRNNISTLNSLTFAHLHSLKFVHLEYNKLSAMEDGIFSGSLDVEHVLLTGNKITQMSPSSFKDLRTLRSLNLDVNQLSSVKFETFRNIKSRYTNLYLDSNPWHCDCDLQRTFNKIHLTKNLHIVRYEELACHKPGEVRNVTLKALGTNFCVAETVTILVITITVVVAVVAAVVTTERNRRQRMQNSPHIASI; encoded by the coding sequence AtgtacagctggctgacagtgGAATCACCAGAGGACATGATCATCATCTTGGAGCTCGTGCACATCTTCCTTCTCTTGGTCGGGCCGACCGTCTGTCTGTGCCCGAACCAGTGCGCCTGCAACGCGGTCTCGGGGTTCGTCAACTGCCGCGAGAAAGGTTTCACCAACGTGCCCGGTGGCATGGAAGCTGACGTGGACTACATCAACCTCGGAAACAACAACCTGACGAAGATAACCAGTCAGTCCTTTCAGAGATTCCGTCGACTGCATTATCTCACGCTCGACAACAACCACATCTCGGACATTGCGGAGTTGGCCTTCGAGAATATGCGAGAGTTGAGAGTTCTAAACCTGCAATGGAACTCGTTGACATTCCTACGAAAAGGAGTTTTCCGCGGTCTTATCAACCTTCAGGACCTAAGGCTGTCTTACAATTCTCTCAGAAAACTTGGTTTCTTAAACGAGGAGGGCCTTTACTCCTTGCAGACTCTATACCTAGACAGGAATAATATTTCAACACTTAACAGTTTGACATTTGCTCATCTACATAGCCTAAAGTTTGTACACCTCGAGTACAACAAATTAAGCGCCATGGAAGACGGGATATTTAGTGGAAGTTTGGATGTGGAACACGTCTTACTAACTGGTAACAAGATCACACAAATGTCGCCGTCCTCCTTCAAGGACTTAAGGACATTAAGGTCCTTAAACCTGGACGTGAACCAGCTGTCTTCCGTGAAGTTTGAAACGTTTCGTAACATCAAGAGCCGGTACACGAACCTGTACCTGGACTCCAATCCTTGGCACTGTGATTGCGATCTTCAGAGGACGTTTAACAAGATACATTTGACGAAGAACCTGCACATTGTCCGCTACGAGGAACTGGCCTGTCACAAACCGGGGGAAGTACGTAACGTGACACTGAAGGCGCTGGGGACGAACTTCTGCGTGGCCGAGACGGTGACGATACTCGTCATCACCATCACGGTGGTTGTGGCCGTGGTGGCGGCAGTGGTCACAACGGAACGGAACAGAAGACAGAGGATGCAGAACTCACCACACATTGCGAGTATTTGA